One Gammaproteobacteria bacterium DNA segment encodes these proteins:
- a CDS encoding type II toxin-antitoxin system RelE/ParE family toxin: protein MRVEWSPLALDRVSDIARYIAKDNPDAAERWVNELFDAVERLEDFPEIGRVVPEVGVRRIRELIFGAYRVIYSVKDKVEILTVRRGSQLLDVSEIDDEQE, encoded by the coding sequence GTGAGGGTGGAGTGGTCTCCACTGGCACTGGATCGGGTATCTGATATCGCGCGCTACATCGCCAAAGACAACCCGGATGCCGCCGAACGGTGGGTGAACGAACTGTTCGATGCGGTCGAGCGTCTGGAGGATTTTCCGGAGATCGGTCGCGTTGTTCCGGAAGTGGGTGTCAGGCGAATCAGAGAGCTGATCTTTGGCGCCTACCGCGTGATTTACAGCGTCAAGGACAAGGTCGAGATCCTCACGGTCCGCCGGGGAAGCCAGCTGCTGGATGTGAGCGAGATCGACGATGAACAGGAGTAA
- a CDS encoding ParM/StbA family protein → MSEHTMDPVPVGLDDGYAFTKVALPDGRLVATPSRARLGRANVTWIDDARPRIFEYETADQPFAVGEVEGEPTYFDGYPFSGLNRAIVQHALQQAGLGGRSVHAVSGLPVGSFYRKDGSRCEDTLVRKRDSLKQAVSPLDGRLPAAIAFHEIIPEALAAWYDHVITESRDGVQLEPERLQAPVAVVDIGGRTTDYVVVADQAVLHGGSGSLRCGLLDVKRDVRDAIQGRFDLETVSERLVEEALQRGTVRLFGQTHDVSPLVKVAERQLVERLHAETQRQLGRGAELERILIVGGGAVALAPHIRDWFPNQAVAEHPAFANARGMLKYLRYVCDTPDAA, encoded by the coding sequence ATGTCTGAGCACACCATGGATCCCGTCCCGGTGGGCCTCGACGACGGCTATGCGTTCACCAAGGTGGCGCTGCCGGACGGCCGCCTGGTGGCGACCCCCTCCCGGGCCCGGCTCGGACGGGCCAACGTGACCTGGATCGACGACGCCCGGCCGCGGATCTTCGAGTATGAGACCGCCGATCAGCCCTTCGCCGTGGGCGAGGTAGAGGGCGAGCCCACCTACTTCGATGGCTATCCCTTCTCCGGCCTCAACCGCGCTATCGTCCAGCACGCGCTGCAACAGGCGGGCCTCGGCGGGCGGTCGGTGCACGCCGTGTCCGGCCTGCCGGTGGGCAGCTTCTATCGCAAGGACGGCAGCCGCTGCGAGGACACCCTGGTGCGGAAACGGGACAGCCTCAAGCAGGCCGTATCACCCCTGGACGGCCGGCTGCCGGCGGCCATCGCCTTCCACGAGATCATCCCCGAGGCCCTGGCCGCCTGGTACGACCACGTCATCACCGAATCCAGGGACGGCGTGCAGCTCGAACCCGAGCGACTGCAGGCCCCGGTGGCGGTGGTGGACATCGGCGGGCGCACTACCGATTACGTGGTGGTGGCCGATCAGGCGGTCCTGCACGGTGGATCCGGATCGCTGCGCTGCGGGCTCCTCGACGTGAAACGCGACGTCCGGGACGCCATTCAGGGGCGATTCGATCTGGAGACCGTGAGCGAGCGCCTGGTGGAGGAGGCCCTCCAACGAGGCACCGTGCGACTGTTCGGGCAGACCCACGATGTCTCGCCCCTGGTGAAGGTGGCGGAGCGCCAGTTGGTCGAGCGGCTCCACGCCGAGACCCAGCGCCAGCTCGGGCGTGGCGCGGAGCTCGAGCGGATCCTGATCGTGGGGGGCGGGGCGGTGGCCCTGGCCCCGCACATCCGGGACTGGTTCCCGAACCAGGCGGTGGCCGAGCATCCGGCGTTCGCCAACGCCCGGGGCATGCTGAAGTACCTGCGCTACGTCTGCGACACCCCCGATGCGGCCTGA
- a CDS encoding Na+/H+ antiporter subunit E, whose translation MDSRLPIAPGIIDYGFRLPLGLPRVMLANTISLLPGTLGAGMEGDILKVHVLDEEQDVAGEIAEVDGEAQGWQHLAGIEGIGDQGAAPCGSLQDVFASRR comes from the coding sequence TTGGACTCCCGCCTGCCCATTGCACCGGGGATCATCGACTATGGGTTCAGGCTGCCCCTGGGCCTGCCCCGGGTGATGCTGGCCAACACCATATCCCTGCTGCCCGGAACCCTCGGCGCCGGCATGGAGGGCGACATCCTCAAGGTCCATGTGCTCGACGAAGAGCAGGATGTGGCTGGCGAGATAGCCGAGGTGGACGGAGAGGCCCAGGGATGGCAGCACCTCGCGGGGATCGAAGGTATCGGTGACCAGGGCGCTGCTCCATGCGGCAGCCTCCAGGATGTGTTTGCCTCGCGCCGATAG
- a CDS encoding DUF6573 family protein, with the protein MSDPTIKPMAHPIFGEVISTYTRAQALEDGVLVAAGIINLESGFAGPVALTAAAWADCVAWTPDDSQRQLEQREGERLWNVLYSTACAIRLADYAVHQLNYEVSRVARDGVSTRRTPASLKCVVGPGDDGEPVMTILLPNED; encoded by the coding sequence ATGTCAGACCCAACCATCAAGCCCATGGCCCACCCCATCTTCGGCGAGGTCATCTCGACCTATACCCGCGCCCAGGCCCTCGAGGACGGTGTCCTGGTTGCCGCGGGGATCATCAACCTGGAATCAGGCTTTGCCGGTCCGGTGGCCCTGACCGCGGCGGCCTGGGCCGATTGCGTGGCCTGGACCCCGGACGACAGCCAGCGCCAGCTTGAACAGCGTGAAGGCGAGCGCCTGTGGAACGTGCTCTACTCCACCGCCTGTGCGATCCGGCTGGCGGACTATGCAGTCCACCAGTTGAACTACGAAGTCAGCCGTGTCGCGAGGGACGGCGTTTCCACCCGGCGCACGCCGGCAAGTCTGAAGTGCGTGGTGGGACCCGGTGACGACGGTGAACCCGTCATGACCATCTTGCTACCAAACGAGGACTGA
- a CDS encoding MarR family transcriptional regulator, whose amino-acid sequence MNPFVERHQNKIAGVLSCFDRVVITGTLPDIGYAGAMASYLSYHKIRLFDYPRWAEPLRDELRHHAEQLAIEAGIEIEFIRRHKAFRKEDRIKAIIAERGGHPGLVHIFSAMESCTAYRPWHDKNTGHTLLKPTSGKCLHYYFYFIDEAFGLCYVRVPTWAPFRLQVYFNGHHWLARRLEKAGIPFAMADNAFLSIADPEQAQTLADRLDAKQLHRRLNRWAKQFCPVAQRFRSGYHWSLMQVEFATDVIFHQQAEFQPLYESITRTAVQAIKADNVATFLGRKLASTYQGEVGNDFSTRIQGTRIRHQMGPASIKLYDKAGIMARVECTTNDASFFKIHRWVEQRDGWQQWKLAPLRKNIYSLRDLRKLMNAANERYLAYMAAIDNPDAGLKDIDKMSSPARDQGRSFRGFNLFQKKDYHLFLAIGRGEWSISGFRAADLRASMPDLSPSQSSYLLKRLRTHGLIKKVGRRYKYYLTKFGRRVLAASLKMREYCVLPALCADRA is encoded by the coding sequence ATGAATCCGTTCGTTGAACGTCACCAGAACAAGATCGCCGGTGTGCTCTCCTGTTTTGACCGGGTTGTCATCACCGGAACCCTTCCTGATATCGGTTATGCCGGCGCTATGGCGAGCTACCTCAGTTACCATAAGATCCGACTGTTCGACTACCCCCGGTGGGCAGAACCCCTGCGCGATGAGTTGCGCCACCATGCCGAGCAACTCGCCATCGAGGCCGGCATTGAGATCGAGTTCATCCGGCGCCACAAGGCCTTTCGCAAAGAAGACCGTATCAAGGCCATCATTGCGGAACGCGGCGGTCATCCCGGGCTGGTCCACATCTTCTCCGCCATGGAATCCTGCACCGCTTATCGCCCCTGGCATGACAAGAACACAGGCCATACCCTGCTCAAACCCACGTCAGGGAAATGCCTGCATTACTACTTCTACTTCATCGATGAGGCCTTTGGACTCTGTTACGTGCGGGTGCCCACCTGGGCGCCGTTCCGCCTGCAAGTCTACTTCAACGGCCATCACTGGCTGGCGCGCAGACTGGAAAAAGCCGGCATTCCCTTCGCGATGGCGGACAATGCCTTTCTGTCCATTGCCGATCCCGAGCAGGCTCAGACGCTTGCCGACCGGCTGGATGCCAAACAGCTTCACCGACGACTGAATCGATGGGCCAAACAGTTCTGCCCGGTAGCTCAGCGCTTTCGCTCCGGTTACCACTGGAGCTTGATGCAGGTGGAGTTCGCCACCGATGTCATCTTCCACCAGCAGGCCGAATTCCAGCCGCTCTACGAGTCCATCACCCGCACGGCGGTACAGGCCATTAAAGCCGACAATGTGGCCACCTTCCTTGGCCGTAAACTCGCCAGCACCTATCAAGGGGAGGTCGGTAACGATTTCAGCACCCGTATCCAGGGTACACGCATCCGCCACCAGATGGGGCCGGCCAGCATCAAACTCTACGATAAAGCCGGCATCATGGCGCGTGTGGAATGCACCACCAACGATGCCTCATTCTTCAAAATCCACCGCTGGGTGGAACAACGTGACGGCTGGCAACAGTGGAAACTGGCACCGCTACGCAAAAATATCTACAGCCTGCGCGATCTGCGCAAGCTGATGAACGCCGCCAATGAGCGCTATCTCGCCTATATGGCGGCAATCGACAATCCTGACGCCGGACTCAAGGACATCGATAAAATGTCCAGCCCCGCCAGGGACCAGGGCCGTTCATTCCGTGGCTTCAATCTGTTCCAGAAAAAGGACTATCATCTCTTCCTCGCCATCGGGCGGGGCGAATGGTCAATCAGTGGCTTCCGTGCCGCCGATCTGCGGGCCTCTATGCCCGATCTATCACCCAGTCAATCATCCTATCTACTCAAACGGTTACGAACCCACGGACTGATCAAGAAAGTGGGACGTCGCTACAAGTATTACCTTACAAAGTTTGGGCGTCGCGTCCTGGCTGCATCACTCAAGATGCGTGAATATTGTGTTCTCCCTGCACTCTGTGCTGACAGGGCATGA
- a CDS encoding PepSY-associated TM helix domain-containing protein yields MALLSISGLKRLHRWAGLALFMILVLQCLTGSLLLFEDELEPIVLDLEVKRQAAGAPLRLRLDKLARRAVSSPGVQEVTRIYPSISPNSSSPARVLARNRHDPNSEIERFIDPFNGRILGERPHKMIGLGRASLMPTVKELHTKLLAGDTGKIILGVVAILWLLSGALGIVLCLPRGGSRSKWPRGWRITRFRSSYQLHRGGGLWLAGAAIVFSASASVLVFEGWIFVEPGVASATQAGNPVGFEAAATAARSNLPGNGRDYQLESIRIESDKSRYRVDFRHDPEHGIWHRPEEQVYVEASDGQLLGREGWLAASGLNHVKHLALPLHTGAVLGAPGRIAALIAAMLLAVQISAGVWLWWRGRAR; encoded by the coding sequence GTGGCGCTTCTGAGTATTTCTGGGTTGAAAAGGCTACATCGATGGGCCGGACTGGCACTGTTCATGATCCTTGTCCTGCAGTGCCTGACCGGTTCGTTGCTGCTGTTCGAAGACGAGCTGGAGCCGATTGTTCTCGATCTTGAAGTCAAACGGCAAGCGGCGGGCGCGCCGCTTCGGCTTAGGCTGGATAAACTGGCGCGCCGGGCAGTCAGCAGCCCGGGTGTTCAGGAAGTCACGCGGATTTATCCGTCGATATCGCCGAATTCTAGTTCTCCCGCGCGGGTCCTTGCCCGGAACAGGCACGATCCGAACAGCGAAATTGAACGCTTCATTGACCCTTTCAACGGCCGCATACTCGGCGAGCGCCCGCACAAGATGATCGGACTGGGCCGCGCCAGTCTGATGCCCACGGTCAAGGAGTTGCACACCAAGCTTCTGGCAGGCGATACCGGCAAAATCATCCTCGGCGTGGTAGCCATCCTGTGGCTGCTCTCCGGGGCGCTGGGCATTGTCCTCTGTCTGCCACGCGGGGGCTCCAGATCGAAATGGCCGCGTGGATGGCGCATCACGCGCTTTCGTTCGAGCTATCAGTTGCACCGCGGCGGCGGCCTGTGGCTGGCCGGGGCGGCAATCGTCTTCTCCGCCAGCGCCAGTGTTCTCGTATTCGAGGGCTGGATCTTTGTCGAGCCCGGCGTGGCGTCGGCGACGCAAGCCGGTAACCCGGTCGGTTTCGAAGCCGCCGCAACCGCCGCACGGTCGAACCTGCCCGGGAATGGACGTGATTACCAGCTCGAATCGATTCGCATCGAAAGCGACAAGTCGCGTTACCGGGTCGATTTCAGGCACGACCCTGAACACGGCATCTGGCACCGCCCCGAAGAGCAAGTCTACGTGGAGGCCTCTGATGGTCAATTGCTAGGTCGCGAGGGATGGCTCGCCGCGAGCGGATTGAACCATGTCAAACACCTGGCTTTGCCGTTGCACACCGGGGCGGTACTTGGTGCGCCGGGCAGAATTGCCGCCCTCATTGCTGCAATGCTGCTGGCCGTGCAGATCAGCGCTGGCGTTTGGTTGTGGTGGCGAGGGCGTGCCCGCTAA
- a CDS encoding FlhC family transcriptional regulator, protein MDPIAAHDPERIITARLAADPAWKKTVAMLDATRLMELGARTGLVCQLTKLDKKTANRLYRQLHGRPSPPGQFPFTDSWFLKSERRMLHAAIVWRIHKHLRKTHSRPARILIDLYEIYRQIIQEELLEISQVAFVPRLLEMQLWHERQCHHCSTEFITPVEEPDASCPGCRLHHRFRCRHCGGRAEGLRRGRRRTTCQHCGAARDP, encoded by the coding sequence ATGGATCCCATCGCTGCCCACGATCCGGAACGGATCATCACCGCCCGACTCGCCGCCGATCCGGCCTGGAAGAAGACGGTGGCGATGCTCGATGCGACCCGGCTCATGGAATTGGGGGCCCGGACGGGGTTGGTCTGTCAGTTGACGAAGCTGGACAAGAAGACCGCGAATCGACTGTACCGGCAGCTACACGGTCGACCGTCGCCGCCCGGGCAGTTCCCGTTCACCGACTCCTGGTTTCTGAAAAGCGAGCGGCGCATGCTCCACGCCGCTATCGTCTGGCGTATTCACAAACACCTGCGCAAAACCCACAGTCGCCCTGCCCGCATCCTGATCGACCTCTACGAGATCTACCGGCAGATCATCCAGGAGGAGCTCCTCGAGATCTCCCAGGTCGCCTTCGTCCCCCGTCTCCTGGAGATGCAACTCTGGCATGAGCGGCAATGCCATCACTGTTCGACCGAGTTCATTACGCCCGTCGAGGAACCCGATGCGAGCTGCCCCGGCTGTCGACTGCATCATCGCTTTCGCTGCCGACACTGCGGCGGACGGGCAGAGGGGCTGCGCCGAGGCCGCCGCCGCACGACCTGCCAGCACTGTGGGGCGGCGCGGGATCCATGA
- a CDS encoding ribbon-helix-helix protein, CopG family — translation MPTTTVRLPDDLKNRIARAAERVGMTSHAFILDAIAERVDAEERRNEFHETAGDRYAQIVASGETIPWSEMRIYLEDRVAGKKPTPPVARKLSR, via the coding sequence ATGCCGACGACGACCGTTCGTTTGCCCGATGATCTCAAAAATCGTATTGCGCGTGCCGCAGAGCGGGTAGGCATGACCTCGCACGCGTTCATCCTCGATGCGATTGCCGAACGCGTGGATGCGGAAGAGCGACGCAATGAATTCCACGAGACGGCAGGAGATCGCTATGCCCAGATCGTCGCATCGGGAGAGACGATCCCCTGGTCGGAGATGCGTATCTATCTGGAAGATCGCGTAGCCGGTAAGAAGCCGACTCCTCCGGTGGCACGTAAGCTTTCCCGCTGA
- a CDS encoding TIGR03761 family integrating conjugative element protein has product MNQQATEIPRTDPDSRTVPSPEADRPGVLRGVVTLTLETRQAQRLVKGRPGTPDKPAIIGLIGFANLLRAIWHGVRAEDPYADWWLLKVHDALEAADQALAAASETVETGLNASAAIRATPAASVRPTHTPLRFSNPYAFRGAQLVAAYDRLVRAVLTARHIGIITADDGERTASLGGRALRRAFQSPLGYRPTGLTREEVLQGTARATEARAQLGTLPEAVIAGTRRAPHGPLRPMPESATSRHLDLHAQAPRS; this is encoded by the coding sequence GTGAATCAGCAGGCCACGGAGATCCCCCGAACAGATCCCGACTCGCGTACCGTCCCGTCCCCGGAGGCCGATCGGCCCGGGGTCCTGCGCGGCGTGGTGACCCTCACCCTCGAGACCCGGCAGGCCCAGCGCCTGGTGAAGGGACGCCCCGGTACCCCGGACAAGCCGGCCATCATCGGACTCATCGGCTTCGCAAACCTGCTCCGGGCCATCTGGCACGGGGTGAGGGCCGAAGATCCCTATGCCGACTGGTGGCTGCTCAAGGTTCACGATGCCCTCGAAGCGGCCGATCAGGCGCTGGCCGCGGCCAGCGAAACGGTGGAGACGGGCCTGAATGCCTCTGCGGCCATCCGTGCGACGCCGGCGGCATCGGTGCGCCCGACCCACACACCGCTGCGCTTCAGCAATCCCTACGCCTTCCGCGGCGCCCAACTCGTGGCGGCCTACGATCGGCTCGTGCGCGCCGTGCTCACGGCCCGGCATATCGGCATCATCACCGCTGACGACGGCGAGCGCACCGCGTCCCTGGGCGGGCGCGCGTTGCGCCGTGCCTTCCAGAGCCCCCTGGGATACCGCCCCACGGGGCTGACCCGTGAGGAGGTGCTGCAGGGGACTGCCCGGGCGACCGAGGCGCGGGCGCAGCTGGGCACCCTCCCCGAGGCCGTGATCGCCGGTACCCGGCGCGCACCCCACGGTCCGCTGCGGCCCATGCCGGAGAGCGCCACGTCTCGGCACCTCGACCTCCACGCGCAAGCCCCGCGGTCGTGA
- a CDS encoding type II toxin-antitoxin system Phd/YefM family antitoxin encodes MSKVRVDEDIRPLSEFRAEVASFVKHIHETRRPMVLTQRGRGVAVLMDVHEFESMQERLEILEDIYGAEEQLAAGGGVPHDEARARVLKGIAR; translated from the coding sequence ATGTCGAAAGTAAGAGTTGATGAGGATATCCGTCCCTTGTCTGAGTTTCGTGCCGAAGTGGCGTCGTTTGTAAAGCACATTCACGAGACGCGGCGACCGATGGTCTTGACCCAGCGAGGGCGTGGGGTCGCCGTCCTCATGGATGTCCATGAGTTCGAGTCGATGCAGGAACGACTGGAGATCCTCGAGGACATCTATGGCGCCGAGGAACAACTTGCCGCCGGCGGGGGCGTCCCCCACGATGAAGCGAGGGCGCGGGTCCTGAAAGGGATCGCGCGGTGA
- a CDS encoding JAB domain-containing protein, translating into MPHPLQPDLHDGGDRFVDLRPLTLNAREKQTVIALALAILKQRHCAGRAFTKPEDTRAYLRIRLAEHKAELFGAFFLDNRHRIIKAVDLFHGTIDGASVYPRIVVQRALEANAAAIVCFHNHPSGVAEPSHADEAITRRLKEALALVDIRLLDHFVVAAGESVSFAERGLL; encoded by the coding sequence ATGCCCCATCCCCTTCAACCCGACCTCCACGACGGCGGCGACCGTTTCGTGGATCTCAGACCATTGACCTTGAATGCCCGGGAGAAACAAACCGTGATCGCGCTGGCCCTGGCCATCCTCAAACAACGCCACTGTGCGGGACGGGCCTTCACCAAACCCGAGGACACTCGGGCCTATCTTCGCATCCGGCTCGCCGAACACAAGGCGGAACTGTTCGGGGCCTTCTTCCTGGACAACCGCCACCGGATCATCAAAGCGGTGGATCTGTTCCACGGCACCATCGACGGCGCATCCGTGTACCCGCGGATCGTCGTCCAGCGGGCACTGGAGGCCAACGCGGCCGCCATCGTCTGCTTTCACAACCACCCTTCGGGTGTCGCCGAGCCGAGTCATGCCGACGAGGCCATCACGCGCAGGCTGAAAGAGGCCCTCGCACTGGTGGACATCCGCCTGCTCGATCATTTCGTGGTCGCCGCCGGCGAAAGCGTGTCCTTTGCCGAGCGTGGCCTTCTCTGA
- a CDS encoding STY4534 family ICE replication protein, which translates to MSNEDTKYFDLYTTGIGYLNRAREVTPNEGSPFWSVTIAALRGSADDAQYSYFECRVSGKQAQEIVRQLKPAVEGKLKVLVGFTLSDLFAEAYTYKNGDKAGETGISLKARLLRVSWAKVDGQPFYTEQAA; encoded by the coding sequence ATGTCCAACGAAGATACGAAGTATTTCGACCTCTACACCACCGGTATCGGTTATCTCAACCGGGCCCGGGAGGTGACGCCGAATGAAGGCTCGCCCTTCTGGAGTGTCACCATCGCCGCCCTGCGGGGCAGCGCCGACGACGCCCAGTACAGCTACTTCGAGTGTCGCGTGTCCGGCAAGCAGGCGCAGGAGATCGTGCGTCAACTCAAGCCGGCCGTCGAGGGCAAGCTCAAGGTGCTCGTGGGGTTCACGCTCAGCGATCTGTTCGCTGAAGCCTACACCTATAAGAACGGCGACAAGGCCGGTGAGACCGGGATCAGCTTGAAGGCTCGCCTGTTGCGAGTCAGCTGGGCCAAGGTCGACGGTCAACCGTTCTACACCGAGCAAGCCGCGTAA
- a CDS encoding type II toxin-antitoxin system RelE/ParE family toxin has protein sequence MARIELAAQVADDFDRILEHLAQYEVAEAAARIDQIIQAINVLESNPLLGRPARHDARELIIGRQSRGYVALYRYVPEVDTVFVLAIRSQREAGYKFL, from the coding sequence ATGGCGCGCATCGAGCTGGCGGCGCAGGTTGCCGACGATTTCGATCGAATACTGGAACACCTCGCACAATACGAGGTCGCGGAGGCGGCAGCGCGTATCGATCAGATCATCCAGGCAATCAATGTGCTTGAATCCAATCCCCTGCTGGGACGCCCAGCTCGTCACGATGCCCGGGAACTGATCATCGGTCGACAATCTCGCGGTTATGTTGCCCTCTATCGCTATGTTCCTGAGGTCGATACCGTCTTCGTGTTGGCGATCAGAAGCCAGCGCGAGGCGGGTTACAAATTCCTCTAA
- a CDS encoding TonB-dependent receptor, with translation MGSIETSSQEAVRRKADAPNAMEVIDAEQLQQFNEQALGDALRRLPGVTFDGANRAREVRLRGLPGEYTQVLINGRPLIDGESRRNFEVDRIPTGLVERVEVIRAPRAIYNGQGAAGTVNIVLKNGVDSLSDSELAVGVGYLEDNDEMGEVTFSHGERIGPLEAALAGSLQRFRRSESKDAFEFDAGGTPDGGVLELNERRFDQVNLIPRFALETEYAGRFEFEPFYLRTKEFRDDIETDLEDDQVTTDRVSDERRERVRESYGFRADWKRAIGASAQLRVGFDWQQGETDTDRDETRFNADGSVDRERQRTELIELSMIRPEAVLNIAAGAHDISFGVGAELREHDETNSEIRNGALRPPREDRIFDIDEDVLFAFAEDIWQANERLSTTGGLRLESSDTEATDFFGTTTSEDVAFLLPSLNVVFAATPNTDLRLGVARTLRRPDLRTLSPAVDEQDGTPAEPDVQGNPNQEPESIWGLDAGVDYYFANDRGYVSLNLFAREFEDKIELVTAQVSGRFVASPQNVGDARAAGVEVAGRVPLDAIGFNNTTLWGNVTYTDSRVDEIGGGSRRFLNQPDAVANLGVDYFFVPWQTTFGLSVNHTTSVDQTQRLANGGFLDQSIEERTRLDLSVKTQVTEKLDVSISATNLLDQTEDRVDRVLDGTGAVEAVTLTREPTYRSVFARVKWRF, from the coding sequence GTGGGCAGCATCGAAACGTCGAGCCAGGAGGCAGTGCGGCGGAAAGCTGACGCACCCAACGCGATGGAAGTTATCGACGCCGAGCAGCTCCAGCAGTTCAACGAGCAGGCGCTTGGCGACGCGCTGCGGCGGCTGCCGGGCGTCACATTTGACGGCGCCAACCGCGCGCGCGAGGTTCGGTTGCGTGGCTTGCCCGGTGAATATACGCAGGTTCTGATCAACGGCAGGCCGCTGATCGATGGCGAGTCCCGGCGCAACTTCGAGGTCGACCGGATACCCACCGGGCTGGTCGAGCGTGTGGAAGTGATCCGTGCGCCACGGGCTATCTACAACGGGCAGGGTGCTGCCGGCACCGTCAACATCGTGCTGAAAAATGGCGTTGATTCCCTGTCGGATAGCGAGCTGGCGGTAGGCGTTGGCTATCTCGAAGACAACGATGAAATGGGCGAGGTAACGTTTTCGCACGGCGAGAGAATCGGTCCCCTGGAAGCTGCGCTGGCCGGTTCGCTGCAGCGCTTTCGGCGCAGCGAGAGCAAGGATGCGTTTGAATTTGACGCAGGCGGCACGCCCGATGGTGGCGTGCTGGAGCTCAACGAACGGCGTTTCGACCAGGTCAACCTCATTCCGCGTTTTGCACTGGAAACCGAATATGCCGGTCGCTTCGAGTTCGAGCCATTCTATCTGCGCACCAAGGAGTTTCGAGACGATATCGAGACCGACCTGGAAGACGACCAGGTAACCACCGATCGAGTGAGCGACGAGCGCCGCGAAAGAGTCCGGGAAAGCTACGGCTTTCGGGCCGACTGGAAGCGTGCCATCGGCGCATCCGCGCAGCTACGCGTGGGCTTCGACTGGCAGCAGGGTGAGACCGACACCGATCGTGATGAAACCCGCTTCAACGCCGACGGCAGTGTCGACCGCGAACGGCAGCGCACCGAGCTGATTGAGCTCTCGATGATCCGGCCGGAAGCCGTCCTGAATATAGCCGCCGGCGCCCACGACATCAGCTTCGGCGTCGGCGCCGAGCTGCGGGAACACGATGAGACCAATTCCGAGATCCGCAACGGCGCGTTGCGCCCGCCGCGCGAGGATCGCATCTTCGACATCGACGAAGACGTGTTGTTCGCTTTCGCTGAAGACATCTGGCAGGCCAACGAACGTCTCAGCACAACCGGCGGCTTGCGCCTGGAAAGCTCGGATACCGAAGCAACCGATTTCTTCGGTACGACCACCTCGGAGGACGTCGCATTCCTGCTGCCTTCGCTGAACGTGGTATTCGCTGCCACACCCAATACCGACCTGCGCCTCGGCGTTGCGCGGACCTTGCGCCGGCCCGACCTGCGGACGCTTTCGCCAGCGGTTGACGAGCAGGACGGCACTCCTGCCGAACCGGATGTACAGGGCAACCCGAACCAGGAACCCGAATCCATCTGGGGCCTGGACGCTGGCGTAGACTATTACTTCGCCAATGATCGCGGCTACGTTTCACTAAATCTGTTTGCGCGTGAATTCGAAGACAAGATCGAATTGGTCACCGCGCAGGTCAGCGGGCGTTTTGTTGCCTCGCCGCAGAATGTCGGAGACGCTCGCGCCGCCGGGGTCGAAGTTGCGGGCCGCGTGCCGCTGGACGCGATCGGCTTCAACAACACCACTCTATGGGGCAATGTGACCTATACCGATTCACGCGTCGACGAAATTGGCGGCGGTTCAAGGCGTTTTCTGAATCAGCCGGATGCTGTCGCAAATCTGGGCGTCGACTACTTTTTCGTGCCCTGGCAAACGACGTTCGGGCTTTCCGTCAATCACACAACTTCGGTCGATCAGACTCAGCGCCTGGCCAACGGGGGATTTCTCGACCAATCGATAGAGGAACGGACCCGGCTGGACCTGTCGGTCAAAACTCAGGTGACTGAAAAGCTCGACGTGTCTATCAGCGCAACCAATCTTCTGGACCAGACCGAGGACCGGGTCGATCGGGTGCTTGATGGAACCGGTGCGGTCGAAGCCGTTACGCTTACCCGAGAACCCACGTATCGCAGCGTATTCGCACGCGTGAAGTGGCGCTTCTGA